One Edaphobacter flagellatus genomic region harbors:
- a CDS encoding bifunctional nuclease family protein — protein sequence MTTQANPAVAHAPDEVEMQIRGLMMDPVTNMPIIVLKDVASDAVLPIWVGIFEANAIALELEKTATPRPMTHDLMQNMARNLNAEVRKVVVSELRDDTFYAVIWMDHAGETVAMDARPSDAIALALRWDCPIYVNREVLENSRQSASGAQTVNAEEMRRWLENLNDDEMGRYKM from the coding sequence ATGACGACTCAGGCCAATCCCGCCGTAGCGCATGCCCCCGACGAGGTCGAGATGCAGATTCGCGGCCTGATGATGGACCCCGTTACCAACATGCCCATCATCGTGCTGAAGGACGTCGCGAGCGACGCAGTCCTGCCGATCTGGGTGGGCATCTTCGAGGCCAACGCCATCGCGCTTGAGCTGGAAAAGACAGCGACGCCGCGTCCTATGACGCATGATCTGATGCAGAACATGGCCCGCAATCTTAATGCTGAGGTCCGCAAGGTGGTCGTGTCCGAGCTGCGCGACGATACCTTCTACGCCGTCATCTGGATGGATCACGCCGGTGAGACCGTCGCTATGGATGCACGTCCTTCGGATGCCATCGCGCTGGCACTGCGTTGGGATTGCCCGATCTATGTCAATCGTGAGGTGCTCGAGAACTCGCGCCAATCGGCAAGCGGAGCGCAGACAGTCAACGCCGAAGAGATGCGCCGCTGGCTCGAAAACCTTAACGATGACGAGATGGGCCGTTACAAGATGTAG
- a CDS encoding GGDEF domain-containing protein: MLSRSRLLWLSGVGYLLLYAVCLLATSPYRMAVSYPFQLLAAWFAFAVCLRRATITPTQTKFNWAMVSAGIFLWATGISFAAWEDLSQHLPGTTAYLSDFLYLLYGVPILLTISSPTGSEKNAAFLSLDAVQAILTVCLIHVSLFSSFPFLNQEQHPIPAALVLKTYNAQNLILACGATLRLIAQRRQGEVRHFYQILTAFLWSYAICAAVYNYRVISDLATQGQPGLYDLLVVAPFLLLAACALLPPVQFHASLDAAGESSLTLFIDNACPIFYTLALLALGLFVIRPHLYLGTFSIAIAFVVYGLRSTLLQTRYVRSQEALREARDRLEEISLTDGLTRVANRRRFDQVLEIECDRASRLKHPLSLLLIDVDYFKHLNDQYGHRRGDQCLVEIAGALRDALVRSNDLLARYGGEEFAAILADANYEGAYIVAKRMQASVRELKIRNETTLGEFATISIGIATLNDSHESVGPTALIEAADRALYLAKQRGRNRVEYLSMQALSMRIQSQT; this comes from the coding sequence ATGCTGAGTCGATCAAGGCTTCTTTGGCTGTCGGGTGTCGGCTATCTTCTTCTATACGCCGTCTGCCTTCTCGCTACCTCGCCTTACAGGATGGCCGTTTCGTATCCTTTCCAGCTGCTTGCGGCATGGTTTGCTTTCGCAGTCTGCCTTCGCAGGGCGACGATCACCCCCACACAAACAAAATTCAACTGGGCCATGGTGTCTGCAGGAATATTCCTATGGGCAACAGGAATCTCATTTGCCGCGTGGGAGGATCTTTCGCAGCATCTTCCCGGAACGACTGCTTATTTATCCGACTTCCTATACCTTCTGTACGGCGTGCCCATTCTGTTGACGATCTCCTCGCCTACGGGAAGCGAAAAGAATGCTGCATTTCTTTCGCTGGATGCGGTGCAGGCTATTTTGACGGTCTGCCTCATTCACGTAAGTCTCTTTTCATCGTTCCCTTTTTTAAATCAGGAACAACATCCGATCCCCGCTGCACTTGTTCTGAAGACCTATAACGCTCAGAACCTGATCCTTGCATGCGGTGCCACATTGCGGCTTATTGCCCAGCGCAGACAAGGAGAGGTCCGACATTTTTACCAGATACTGACTGCCTTTTTATGGAGCTATGCCATCTGCGCAGCTGTGTATAACTACAGGGTCATCTCGGATCTGGCAACACAAGGGCAACCTGGACTATACGACCTGCTGGTCGTCGCACCTTTTCTGCTGCTCGCAGCATGTGCGCTGCTGCCTCCCGTGCAATTCCATGCAAGCCTCGATGCTGCCGGGGAGAGCAGTCTAACTTTGTTTATCGACAATGCGTGTCCCATCTTCTACACGTTGGCCCTGCTGGCTCTTGGGCTTTTCGTCATACGACCGCATCTGTACCTTGGCACATTTTCGATTGCCATTGCGTTTGTTGTTTATGGATTACGTTCTACGTTGCTGCAGACCCGCTATGTACGATCACAGGAGGCTTTGCGAGAAGCCCGCGATCGCCTGGAGGAAATATCACTTACAGACGGTCTAACTCGCGTTGCGAACCGCCGTCGTTTCGATCAGGTTCTTGAGATCGAGTGCGATCGCGCCAGCCGATTAAAGCATCCGCTATCGCTGCTGTTGATCGATGTGGATTACTTCAAACATCTCAACGATCAATATGGCCATCGGCGTGGAGATCAATGTCTGGTTGAAATTGCCGGTGCCCTGCGCGATGCATTGGTTCGTAGTAATGACCTGCTCGCACGGTATGGAGGGGAGGAGTTCGCTGCCATCCTTGCAGATGCCAATTACGAAGGCGCCTATATTGTTGCCAAAAGAATGCAGGCTTCGGTTCGAGAGCTGAAGATTCGCAACGAAACAACGCTGGGAGAGTTTGCAACGATCAGTATTGGAATCGCAACACTGAATGATTCGCACGAATCCGTGGGACCAACCGCTCTGATCGAGGCAGCCGATCGTGCGCTTTACCTGGCGAAACAGCGGGGACGGAATCGCGTGGAGTACCTCTCGATGCAGGCACTGTCGATGCGGATTCAATCCCAAACATAG
- a CDS encoding glycosyltransferase family 4 protein — MISTYSAAIVMTEVVAMGGAERSCLALARWLYENGIESHFVTYEDRVGLERFASHPLSVVQLRPKMEARYKVGALREYFATRKMGPKPLMSGYQPALHASLAQVRGFHCLMHDTPSLFSDAAEAKSLKRRASRWISDKATSRGLKSGGKTIVTSEYLKAETMRVFGVEAVVARMGGLVKKDGFRLRPVQDQLRMFSVSRIEANKRIDWMVRGLAAMEQRPVPLSSRIDWRLDIAGKGSELTQMRALAAQLGLGERIHFHGFVSDEELEQLYDKADLFLMPAVQGYGIPAIEALSRGIPVMLHRESGVSDILLDTPWATVMHGGEEAIVPSLEQATGQAIEGKHLRAPLPNLPTEDSWAAEVTELCGWI, encoded by the coding sequence ATGATCTCAACGTATTCCGCTGCCATCGTCATGACAGAGGTCGTCGCCATGGGAGGCGCGGAGAGAAGCTGTCTTGCACTGGCACGCTGGCTCTACGAGAACGGCATTGAAAGTCATTTTGTCACCTACGAAGACCGCGTTGGCCTCGAACGCTTCGCCTCGCATCCGCTCAGCGTGGTTCAATTACGCCCAAAGATGGAGGCACGTTACAAGGTCGGCGCACTGCGCGAATACTTTGCCACGCGCAAGATGGGGCCGAAGCCGCTGATGTCGGGCTACCAGCCTGCGCTTCATGCCTCGCTGGCCCAGGTACGTGGGTTCCATTGCCTGATGCACGATACGCCGAGCCTGTTCAGCGATGCGGCTGAGGCCAAAAGTCTGAAGCGGCGAGCATCTCGCTGGATCTCCGACAAAGCAACGAGCCGCGGTTTGAAAAGCGGCGGCAAGACGATTGTCACCAGCGAATATCTGAAGGCGGAGACGATGCGTGTCTTCGGAGTGGAAGCCGTCGTCGCTCGCATGGGAGGGCTCGTAAAGAAGGACGGCTTCCGGCTTCGTCCCGTACAGGATCAGCTCCGCATGTTCAGCGTGTCACGCATCGAAGCGAACAAACGTATCGACTGGATGGTACGTGGGCTCGCAGCGATGGAGCAGCGCCCCGTGCCACTCTCTTCGCGCATCGACTGGAGACTCGATATCGCAGGCAAAGGGTCGGAGCTGACGCAGATGCGCGCGCTGGCGGCGCAGCTTGGGCTCGGCGAGCGTATTCACTTCCATGGTTTTGTCAGCGATGAAGAATTGGAGCAGCTCTACGACAAGGCCGATCTTTTTCTGATGCCCGCCGTGCAAGGCTACGGCATTCCAGCCATCGAAGCACTCTCACGCGGAATTCCGGTCATGCTGCATCGTGAATCGGGAGTCAGCGATATTCTGCTCGATACGCCCTGGGCGACCGTTATGCACGGGGGCGAGGAAGCCATCGTGCCGTCTCTTGAGCAAGCTACCGGCCAGGCCATTGAAGGGAAACATTTGCGCGCTCCGCTGCCGAACCTGCCGACCGAAGACTCCTGGGCAGCCGAAGTAACAGAGCTTTGTGGATGGATCTGA
- a CDS encoding DUF507 family protein, with product MIFSKDYVGYLARQTVKHLIAQKMIQTDKVALVEERVTTGLIDELSLEDRINDEVRVILEAFQDDMRKTGASYPEMFKKVKNELARKYKAVL from the coding sequence ATGATTTTTTCTAAAGATTACGTAGGGTACCTGGCGCGCCAGACCGTCAAGCATCTCATCGCGCAGAAGATGATCCAGACCGACAAGGTGGCCCTTGTTGAAGAACGGGTGACGACAGGCCTGATTGACGAGCTTTCGCTCGAAGACCGCATCAATGATGAGGTTCGCGTCATCCTCGAAGCCTTCCAGGACGACATGCGCAAGACCGGAGCCAGCTATCCGGAGATGTTCAAAAAGGTGAAGAATGAACTGGCTCGCAAGTACAAGGCGGTGCTGTGA
- the aroA gene encoding 3-phosphoshikimate 1-carboxyvinyltransferase produces MSSTITPPASTTRVVRPARSFQGSVTVPGDKSISHRYAMLAGFAEGTSRLANFSTGADPHSTLGCMEALGAKVVKGPGTQVEVTGAAGVFQQPQKDLDCGNSGSTMRMLAGLIAPHPHTFTMIGDHSLTMRPMERIRKPLAAMGAKIDLVDGHAPMTIHGGPLKAIDFETPIPSAQVKTAVLFAGLQADGITSLSEAVRTRDHSEHALKAFGAKLTRTGEKLSIAGGQKLKAIDATVPGDISSAAFFLCAALLFPDSNLVLDSLGMNPTRAALLDVITMLGGKIKVLMVEEHHGETIGTIQVNRDDAGLKGAEISGALSAQIIDELPVIAAIAPYTRDGVTIRDAKELRVKESDRIALVAKNLKAMGAEFTEYEDGLAIPGNQQLHGAEIDSGSDHRIAMAFAIAALRASSENVIHGAEAAAISFPEFFTFLDELSKR; encoded by the coding sequence ATGTCTTCTACGATTACTCCGCCCGCTTCAACGACCAGAGTCGTTCGTCCCGCCCGCAGCTTCCAGGGTTCCGTCACTGTTCCCGGCGATAAGTCCATCTCGCACCGCTATGCCATGCTGGCAGGCTTTGCGGAAGGCACCAGCCGGCTTGCGAACTTTTCGACGGGGGCCGATCCGCACTCGACGCTGGGCTGTATGGAGGCGCTGGGCGCGAAGGTTGTGAAGGGACCAGGCACGCAGGTTGAAGTAACGGGAGCGGCAGGCGTCTTTCAGCAGCCGCAGAAGGATCTGGACTGCGGCAACTCCGGCAGCACGATGCGTATGCTGGCCGGTTTGATCGCGCCGCATCCGCACACCTTCACGATGATCGGCGACCACTCGCTGACGATGCGACCGATGGAGCGCATTCGCAAACCACTGGCCGCGATGGGAGCAAAGATCGACCTGGTGGATGGCCATGCTCCGATGACGATTCACGGTGGTCCGCTGAAGGCTATTGATTTTGAGACGCCGATTCCTTCGGCGCAGGTGAAGACGGCTGTCTTGTTCGCGGGACTGCAGGCGGATGGGATAACAAGTCTTTCCGAAGCCGTGCGTACGCGCGATCACTCGGAACATGCGCTCAAAGCGTTTGGCGCGAAACTGACACGCACGGGAGAAAAGCTGAGCATTGCGGGTGGACAAAAGCTGAAAGCGATCGATGCGACGGTACCCGGCGATATCTCTTCGGCGGCGTTCTTTTTGTGCGCAGCGCTTCTCTTCCCCGATTCGAACCTTGTGCTGGATTCGCTGGGCATGAACCCGACGCGCGCTGCGTTGCTGGACGTGATTACGATGCTTGGCGGCAAGATCAAGGTGCTGATGGTCGAGGAGCATCACGGCGAGACGATCGGCACGATCCAGGTAAACCGCGATGACGCGGGCCTGAAGGGCGCTGAGATTTCTGGCGCTCTATCGGCGCAAATCATCGACGAGCTGCCGGTGATTGCTGCAATTGCTCCCTATACACGCGATGGCGTTACGATTCGCGATGCGAAGGAGCTGCGCGTGAAAGAGTCGGATCGCATCGCGCTGGTCGCGAAGAACCTGAAGGCGATGGGTGCCGAGTTCACCGAGTACGAAGATGGGCTTGCCATTCCCGGCAATCAGCAACTGCACGGCGCTGAGATCGATTCGGGCAGCGATCATCGTATTGCGATGGCGTTTGCGATTGCCGCGTTGCGCGCGTCGAGCGAGAACGTGATTCATGGAGCTGAGGCCGCAGCAATCTCGTTCCCGGAATTCTTTACCTTCCTGGATGAGCTGAGCAAGCGATGA
- a CDS encoding SpoIIE family protein phosphatase translates to MSTDSKLTAAEQKQAAADNKTADNQPAATSKQRRTSAAAVAAQASGQASHTFEGDYRPSGEETVAPQAPNIRVEPVHQVEFLHTLADALNATLDLNTLMHRVADLVRAVIDYRIFAILLLNDRTQELWMRFQIGHTPEIERTRVKMGHGIVGQAALQRRSILVEDVSKNEHYIAANPNVRSELAVPLIVKNRVIGVLDIESETTDFFTKEHMRLLELVASRVSVAVENARLYTRVSRQAQTLTVLNEISREITSILDLDDLLERIGHLLKRVIDFQMFTILLWNERTQQFEHRFSSRYGERVTRERTVSLGEGIIGTAAQLREPILAPDVRKDARYVAANPETRSELSVPLIYKGKVIGVIDLEHTRVNYYNEDHQRTLTTLAAQVAISIANARLYQRIHEEEQRMERDLDMARKVQLRLMPPSPPPLDHAEFAARFYAARSIGGDLYDFLDYGPGRVALAVGDVSGKAAPAALYAALVSGILRSLASQQLSPAALLGELNDQLQERKLDSQYVTMLIALWDDSNQTIQVANAGSVQPLFVSFNSSGSRTSVDVKTIQAEGFPLGLFPDVEYEEFTLSTRPGDMLVFFSDGLPDAENASGEMFGTERLAKALKSLRQPTAHTAAEAILDAVTTFQGGTEHFDDETVVVLRVK, encoded by the coding sequence ATGTCTACGGACTCCAAGCTCACCGCAGCGGAACAGAAACAGGCCGCGGCGGACAATAAAACGGCAGACAATCAGCCCGCAGCGACAAGCAAACAGCGTCGCACGAGTGCGGCTGCCGTCGCGGCGCAGGCGTCAGGCCAGGCGAGCCACACCTTTGAGGGGGACTACCGACCGAGCGGCGAGGAGACTGTAGCACCGCAGGCACCGAATATCCGCGTAGAGCCAGTGCATCAGGTTGAGTTTCTTCACACCCTGGCGGATGCGCTGAATGCAACGCTGGACCTGAACACGCTCATGCATCGGGTAGCCGACCTGGTGCGCGCGGTGATCGACTATCGCATCTTCGCGATCCTGTTGCTGAACGACCGCACGCAGGAGCTATGGATGCGCTTCCAGATCGGGCATACACCGGAGATCGAACGCACACGTGTGAAGATGGGCCATGGGATCGTAGGGCAAGCTGCGCTGCAGCGACGGTCGATCCTGGTGGAAGACGTCTCGAAGAACGAGCACTATATTGCGGCCAATCCGAATGTGCGGTCGGAGCTGGCGGTGCCGCTGATTGTGAAGAACCGTGTGATCGGCGTGCTGGATATCGAGTCGGAGACAACGGACTTCTTCACCAAGGAGCACATGCGTCTGCTGGAGCTGGTGGCTTCGCGTGTGTCGGTGGCCGTGGAAAATGCGCGGTTGTATACGCGTGTGTCGCGGCAGGCGCAGACGCTGACGGTGCTCAACGAGATCTCGCGCGAGATTACGAGCATTCTCGATCTGGATGATCTGCTGGAGCGCATTGGACACCTGCTGAAGCGGGTAATCGACTTCCAGATGTTTACGATTCTGCTGTGGAACGAACGGACGCAGCAGTTCGAGCATCGGTTCAGCTCACGCTATGGCGAGAGAGTGACGCGGGAGAGAACGGTCTCGCTGGGCGAAGGAATTATCGGTACTGCGGCGCAACTTCGCGAGCCGATTCTGGCTCCGGATGTGCGGAAGGATGCGCGGTATGTGGCGGCAAACCCGGAGACGCGGTCGGAGCTTTCGGTGCCGCTGATCTATAAGGGCAAGGTCATCGGCGTCATCGACCTTGAGCACACGAGGGTGAACTACTACAACGAAGACCACCAGCGGACGCTGACGACGCTGGCGGCACAGGTGGCTATCTCGATTGCGAATGCGCGGCTGTATCAGCGCATCCACGAGGAAGAACAGCGGATGGAGCGCGATCTGGACATGGCGCGCAAGGTACAACTGCGGCTGATGCCGCCGAGTCCTCCTCCGCTGGATCATGCAGAGTTTGCGGCACGGTTTTATGCGGCTCGCTCGATCGGCGGCGATCTTTACGACTTTCTGGACTATGGGCCAGGGCGTGTTGCGCTGGCAGTCGGCGATGTGAGCGGCAAGGCGGCTCCGGCTGCGTTGTATGCGGCGCTGGTGAGCGGCATCCTGCGGTCACTGGCCTCGCAACAGCTTTCGCCTGCGGCGCTGCTGGGCGAGTTGAACGATCAGCTGCAGGAACGCAAGCTGGATTCGCAGTATGTGACGATGCTGATCGCGCTGTGGGACGATTCGAACCAGACGATCCAGGTGGCGAATGCAGGCTCGGTACAACCGCTGTTTGTTTCGTTCAATTCGAGCGGGTCGCGGACTTCGGTGGATGTAAAGACAATTCAGGCGGAGGGATTTCCGCTTGGGCTGTTCCCTGACGTGGAGTATGAGGAGTTCACGCTCTCGACGCGGCCTGGCGATATGCTGGTCTTCTTCTCGGACGGTCTTCCGGATGCGGAGAATGCGAGTGGAGAGATGTTCGGTACGGAACGGCTGGCGAAGGCGCTCAAATCGCTTCGCCAACCGACGGCCCACACAGCAGCCGAGGCCATTCTGGATGCCGTGACAACGTTTCAGGGTGGGACGGAGCACTTCGACGATGAGACTGTCGTCGTGCTCCGCGTGAAGTAG
- a CDS encoding MgtC/SapB family protein, with protein sequence MTNPWLKWWTDSVALVDQPTFPRLLLALILGACIGAERQWRQRAAGLRTNTLVCFGAAAFVDLGLTIAPGTTQVIAYVVSGVGFLGAGAIMKDGANVRGLNTAATLWCSAAVGACAGAGEMLDAVFVTVLLIAINSVLRPLSRAIDRRSLAMLETRTLYRIRLLCDHLHQIEGEYELTRAIALRTLVLRSIRAEEVEGSNASIVQAVVESSTHDPGVLKAIAADLQALPWVQSVEWTETAPETE encoded by the coding sequence ATGACGAACCCCTGGCTCAAGTGGTGGACTGATTCGGTCGCTTTGGTGGATCAGCCTACTTTTCCCCGCCTTCTGCTGGCCCTCATTTTAGGTGCATGTATCGGTGCCGAACGCCAGTGGCGGCAGCGCGCTGCCGGACTCAGAACCAATACGCTCGTCTGCTTCGGAGCCGCGGCTTTTGTTGATCTCGGCCTGACCATCGCTCCCGGCACCACGCAAGTTATCGCCTATGTCGTCTCCGGCGTGGGTTTCCTGGGAGCCGGAGCCATCATGAAGGATGGTGCGAATGTCCGCGGCCTGAACACGGCAGCTACGCTCTGGTGCTCTGCTGCGGTCGGTGCCTGCGCCGGGGCGGGCGAAATGCTCGATGCCGTCTTTGTCACGGTCCTTCTTATTGCGATTAACTCCGTTCTGCGTCCACTCTCGCGCGCCATCGATCGGCGTTCGTTGGCCATGTTGGAGACGCGCACGCTCTATCGCATCCGCCTGCTCTGCGATCACCTGCATCAGATCGAGGGCGAGTACGAGTTGACCCGTGCTATTGCACTGCGAACCCTCGTGCTCCGCAGCATACGCGCCGAGGAGGTGGAAGGCTCCAACGCTTCGATTGTTCAGGCAGTCGTCGAATCCTCCACTCACGACCCCGGAGTCCTCAAGGCTATCGCCGCCGATCTACAGGCGTTGCCCTGGGTTCAGTCCGTCGAGTGGACAGAGACAGCGCCCGAGACCGAGTAA
- a CDS encoding DUF507 family protein produces the protein MRISRDKLNKLAHTVADTLAEIPECDFLEDRNTIRQEARKALEKLLTEETRIDAAARQKIASQRKIILEGSQEWDILYRKYYNDEVKKLGL, from the coding sequence GTGAGAATCTCACGCGACAAACTGAACAAGCTGGCCCACACGGTTGCCGATACCCTGGCCGAAATTCCTGAGTGCGACTTCCTCGAGGACCGCAACACAATCCGTCAGGAGGCCCGCAAGGCGCTTGAAAAGCTGCTGACCGAAGAGACAAGGATCGATGCCGCCGCACGGCAGAAGATCGCCTCCCAGCGCAAGATCATCCTCGAAGGCTCGCAGGAGTGGGACATTCTCTACCGCAAGTACTACAACGACGAGGTCAAGAAGCTCGGGCTTTAG
- the miaB gene encoding tRNA (N6-isopentenyl adenosine(37)-C2)-methylthiotransferase MiaB, translating into MNNHDSEKVIGTLEHEGYIQVSDEAEAGLILYNTCSIRDKAEQKVFHRLNEYKRMQGEGKRFAVIGCVAQQEGERIFERAPYVSIVAGSASYRNLPQMLTRLEAGETRITGLDDRQTDETFDTEFTVRSNPHRGYITIIEGCDKFCAYCVVPYTRGKERSRTSASVLVEARRMADQGFTDIQLLGQNVNSWRDPSGRLSFAELLSAVGNIPGIRRVRFTTSHPRDFTRDIVEVIDATPTLCDHIHLPVQSGSSSVLHAMSREYTRDWYLERMSWIHSAKRDISITSDMIVGFPGETNADFEETITLLNAVRYDAVFAFKFSPRPNTPAVTMEDSISEEVKNERLRILNDRQREIQREHYARHLGQQVEVMVESYNPARGQIVGRSSQNKTVNFTIAPEAEKPSIGSYLPVLITKTMPNCLVGEAVPGVIPFEATRQAQPFVVLN; encoded by the coding sequence ATGAACAACCATGACTCGGAAAAAGTCATCGGTACGCTGGAGCACGAGGGTTACATCCAGGTCTCCGATGAAGCCGAAGCCGGGCTTATTCTCTACAACACCTGTTCGATCCGCGATAAAGCCGAGCAAAAGGTCTTCCATCGCCTGAACGAATACAAGCGCATGCAGGGAGAAGGCAAGAGATTCGCCGTTATTGGTTGCGTGGCCCAGCAGGAGGGCGAGCGGATCTTCGAACGCGCTCCGTATGTTTCCATCGTGGCTGGCTCTGCGTCGTATCGCAATCTGCCGCAGATGCTCACTCGGCTTGAAGCGGGCGAGACACGCATCACTGGCCTCGATGACCGGCAGACGGATGAAACCTTCGATACCGAGTTTACCGTTCGCTCCAACCCACACCGCGGCTACATCACCATCATCGAAGGCTGCGACAAGTTCTGTGCCTACTGCGTTGTGCCGTACACACGCGGCAAAGAGCGTTCCCGCACCTCGGCCTCTGTCCTAGTCGAGGCACGCCGCATGGCCGACCAGGGCTTCACGGACATCCAGCTCCTCGGCCAGAACGTGAACTCCTGGCGCGATCCTTCAGGCCGCCTCAGCTTCGCAGAGCTCCTTAGCGCCGTCGGTAACATTCCTGGCATTCGCCGTGTCCGCTTCACGACCTCGCACCCGCGAGACTTTACGCGTGACATCGTCGAGGTTATCGACGCGACGCCGACCCTCTGCGATCATATTCACCTGCCCGTACAGTCCGGCTCGTCTTCTGTGCTGCATGCCATGTCTCGCGAATACACGCGTGACTGGTACCTCGAGCGCATGAGCTGGATTCACTCAGCCAAGCGAGATATCTCTATCACCAGCGACATGATTGTCGGCTTTCCCGGCGAGACGAACGCCGACTTCGAAGAGACCATCACGCTGCTCAATGCGGTTCGCTATGATGCTGTCTTTGCTTTCAAATTTTCTCCCCGGCCGAATACGCCAGCGGTCACGATGGAGGACAGCATCTCCGAAGAGGTGAAGAACGAGCGCCTGCGTATTCTCAATGATCGCCAGCGCGAGATTCAGCGTGAGCACTATGCGCGCCATCTCGGCCAGCAGGTTGAGGTGATGGTGGAGAGTTACAACCCGGCGCGCGGACAGATCGTCGGGCGCTCTTCGCAGAACAAGACAGTTAATTTCACGATCGCTCCCGAAGCCGAGAAGCCTTCCATCGGAAGCTATCTGCCTGTTTTGATCACGAAGACGATGCCAAACTGCCTCGTCGGAGAAGCCGTTCCCGGTGTGATACCCTTCGAGGCTACCCGGCAGGCTCAACCCTTCGTTGTACTGAATTGA
- a CDS encoding (2Fe-2S) ferredoxin domain-containing protein: MPLFEHHVFICTNERDASAVRPSCRPRGSQQLKSIFKDAIREAGLRHTVRANDSGCLDQCEHGPVVVVYPEAVWYGNVQPEDVGEIVTRHLAGGQPVERLRLAPECINSESCPHKQK, encoded by the coding sequence GTGCCACTTTTTGAACATCACGTCTTTATCTGCACGAACGAGCGCGACGCCTCGGCCGTGCGTCCCAGCTGCCGCCCGCGGGGAAGCCAGCAGCTGAAGAGTATCTTCAAGGACGCCATCAGGGAGGCGGGACTCCGGCATACGGTTCGTGCCAACGACTCCGGCTGCCTCGATCAGTGCGAGCATGGCCCGGTTGTGGTGGTCTATCCGGAAGCCGTCTGGTACGGCAATGTGCAGCCGGAAGATGTCGGCGAGATCGTTACCCGGCACCTGGCTGGCGGCCAGCCTGTCGAGCGCCTGCGGCTGGCTCCGGAGTGCATCAACAGTGAATCCTGCCCGCACAAGCAGAAGTAG